One Leishmania panamensis strain MHOM/PA/94/PSC-1 chromosome 24 sequence genomic region harbors:
- a CDS encoding hypothetical protein (TriTrypDB/GeneDB-style sysID: LpmP.24.0960) produces the protein MFAATSPPPSTSSWRHHVQDQEEDLVREIMQANDVDAVLARMENDHFRHLTPIIRKLSSYDAAVSATPTSPRAGAPPTPPPPPEPSVPRTYGGGFRGSVGWDAQPSPSILQSSHSYVPRSYRAASPVPTSLHIGMDDNDAPARIFPAVRQPPPPPPMQASPSPVYGTVAHDSLDAYRRPAGGAATAAPHLEDCEAESRYQRTIDSWMWPGAGLRTSLSAASQQLHVDPALDPAAAVSSRLPPPTPSSSWSPTEDRYQGNAGARSSRVTTRVTSAAPPRPFVSLLGEAADDPGGLENAAQSRIARQLQLLRNYRQLAELCSSTDSPSTDLFRTLPSEELARMQMEQIKGLAQRAQSPITVNNNYYFDSASGDKHDNSRRSRGVDGGQSLSGSDNPLGAVRGKPNTGMAPGSHRSASDTLTADNSLLGVARYRPCGASSSQQQRPPLLPSPRAVPLQSPHPSSEPDSPIVTPPLSLRGGNLAPPSPSRSQRGRSHCSRLFDAHYTPTATTEEAGSSYGEGSAEDEDGDDHPGDCMDNGGSENNEEYDDNGTGYRRPPPRIIEREQHRRFPNASIGDDALPSSAAGGTAQSLLVPYTLQPEHKHQNSYSGHYANSQSLATINEHLYDTGNCVPPGMHSCSTAFTPSDRRNNVSGAPGSDGGRCSVSSAINVLSGDQELRANAQRQSAGVRSSHDDRRASQQLAGSSQHSHQQQRRSLSMNSSPVALHGSGALTDPCVSPNRLSLHNLRRGSRERDGGLQPSPTPVSRNGGNAEHRVRTTPTPEKRPTVRSGTNGVTAPGSRGDRRRKERSGPDVTPSSHRKDETRRGGGRRGNDSDDDRYVNSVRSGTYDSDSDDSTCNTPGNPQLQTHKPPPSAQRQRQTRRRHREPRPSLGGGERGSRRRGYDDCDGKTRFGHKHFSAKARAYPTQRGRRGGGENNGGVDNVWPAASHSCSYTTDSDISDYVPRSYYSPTRTGHLGGGRRGARGGMNSPGRSARAFPQQRQPYVSSARSSAAQGHDGRGGRGSAAQALYSGRGRGGAMLGSYHSGVSSAAALGVGYGGHQSLGSPRRYRAVARGGVSGGNCSPYYGGGELSLKLGAHQQHRQQGCLHRVMDAGARDPRMPMVGGSAGQGSGMVRLPGGRVTAVASPEARQYQPAMRRTAAGVPVAHVVAPIKMQQQQQQMGYTPSAGAHPLGPPYAARLSGRPSSTAPLSIKSGRAASPSVAPSVAMAACSNYGAGGSGPHVQPGLLYGSLLPKARLKTALVVEEDEHGRSRSVDPHGDANHTPLLERGSICPLQSVRSSSIQPWRLGSDVTSGADIFPIAGVAINGSTNTGVLPLAWKSSGSGCVVGRTGHIPVAPRGNLSSHYVPPGSINGRKQPQYLPRQQPQMATVVGASSPAPLPSHLLNNAARPTAASASVTGIPSPQKPPPPQQQQPGYYRLHSTDAGPRDSLLSLHISRPQYNEPPRPAEIHNKVMQPRPSRFSGGNAQQRYAPLQGPLEKMMPGRRETALQQQLGTYSSSNRALATRNANAQRFGITALQG, from the coding sequence ATGTTTGCGGCCACTAGTCCACcgccctccacctcctcgtggCGTCATCATGTGCAGGATCAGGAGGAGGACCTTGTGCGCGAGATCATGCAAGCCAATGACGTGgatgcggtgctggcgcgcaTGGAAAATGACCATTTTCGTCATTTGACCCCCATCATACGCAAGCTGTCCTCCTATGACGCTGCAGTATCAGCAACGCCTACCTCACCTCGCGCAGGTGCACCGCCAAcccccccaccgccgccggagCCATCTGTGCCACGCACCTACGGCGGCGGTTTTCGCGGTAGCGTGGGATGGGATGCTCAGCCATCGCCGTCGATACTGCAGTCCTCCCACTCCTACGTGCCGCGGTCGTATCGGGCGGCCTCGCCGGTCCCTACCTCGCTCCACATTGGTATGGACGATAATGACGCTCCTGCGCGGATATTTCCAGCAGTGCGtcaaccaccaccgccaccgccgatgcaggcgtcgccatcgccagTGTATGGCACTGTCGCACACGATTCGCTCGACGCGTACCGGCGCCCGGCTGGCGgggccgccactgccgcaccCCACCTTGAGGATTGCGAGGCGGAGTCTCGCTACCAAAGGACCATCGACTCATGGATGTGGCCCGGCGCTGGTCTCCGTACAAGCCTAtccgccgcctcgcagcagctccacgtgGACCCGGCTCTCGAcccggctgccgctgtgaGCAGCAGGTTGCCACCTCCAACACCGAGCAGCTCGTGGTCTCCAACCGAGGACCGCTACCAGGGTAATGCAGGCGCGCGGTCGTCGCGTGTGACGACGCGGGTGACatccgcagcaccgccccgCCCCTTCGTGTCTCTCCTCGGTGAAGCCGCGGACGACCCTGGTGGGCTCGAGAATGCTGCGCAGTCACGCATAGctcgccagctgcagctacTGCGCAACTACCGCCAACTGGCCGAGCTGTGCTCGAGCACCGACAGCCCGAGCACCGACCTCTTCCGCACCTTGCCATCGGAGGAGCTGGCACGCATGCAGATGGAGCAGATCAAGGggctggcgcagcgagcgcagaGCCCGATCACTGTGAACAATAACTACTATTTCGATAGCGCCAGCGGTGACAAGCATGACAACAGCCGGCGCAGCCGCGGAGTCGATGGCGGACAGTcactcagcggcagcgataATCCACTTGGAGCGGTTCGCGGCAAGCCGAACACGGGCATGGCGCCGGGAAGCCATCGCTCCGCGTCGGATACGCTTACGGCTGACAATAGTCTGCTAGGCGTGGCGCGCTACCGCCCATGCGGGGCCTCCTCatcgcagcaacagcgaccaccgctgctgccctcgccACGCGCTGTACCGCTACAATCTCCGCACCCGTCTTCCGAGCCTGACTCCCCCATAGTAACGCCACCACTCtcgctgcgcggcggcaaccTCGCCCCGCCCTCGCCAAGCCGCTCCCAGCGCGGCCGCAGCCACTGTAGTCGACTGTTCGATGCCCACTACACCCCAACAGCCACCACCGAAGAAGCCGGATCAAGCTACGGCGAGGGCAGCGctgaggacgaggacgggGACGACCATCCTGGCGACTGCATGGACAACGGCGGCAGTGAAAACAACGAAGAGTACGACGACAACGGCACCGGATACAGACGCCCGCCACCGCGTATTATCGAGCGTGAGCAACACCGTCGCTTTCCCAACGCGAGCATCGGCGACGACGCGCTCCCGTCCTCCGCGGCGGGTGGCACGGCACAGTCCCTGTTGGTCCCCTACACCTTGCAGCCAGAGCATAAGCATCAAAACAGCTACTCAGGTCACTACGCAAACAGCCAGTCCTTGGCGACCATCAACGAGCACCTCTACGACACAGGCAACTGCGTCCCGCCAGGGATGCACAGCTGTTCCACAGCGTTTACGCCCAGTGACAGGCGGAATAATGTGAGTGGTGCCCcaggcagcgacggagggcGATGTAGCGTGTCCAGCGCCATCAATGTTCTCTCAGGCGATCAGGAGCTGCGTGCCAACGCGCAGCGACAGAGTGCCGGTGTCAGAAGTAGCCACGATGACCGCCGCGCCTCTCAGCAACTCGCTGGATCGTCTCAGCATTCCCACCAACAACAGAGGCGCAGCTTGTCGATGAACTCCAGTCCGGTGGCGCTgcatggcagcggtgcgctaACAGACCCGTGCGTGTCGCCGAACCGTCTCTCATTGCACAACCTCCGTCGAGGAAGCCGAgagcgcgacggcggccTACAACCCTCACCTACGCCTGTGAGCCGTAACGGTGGCAATGCTGAGCACCGCGTGCGCACGACGCCCACGCCAGAGAAGAGGCCCACTGTGAGAAGCGGCACTAACGGAGTGACAGCACCCGGCTCTCGAGGCGATCGCCGTCGCAAGGAGCGGAGTGGCCCAGACGTTACGCCGAGTTCTCACCGAAAGGACGAGACCCGACGTGGCGGAGGGCGTCGTGGCAATGACTCAGACGACGACCGCTATGTGAATAGCGTGCGCAGTGGTACCTatgacagcgacagcgacgataGCACGTGCAATACCCCCGGTAatccgcagctgcagacacacaaaCCCCCACcctcggcgcagcgccaacgaCAGACGCGTCGGCGCCACAGAGAGCCTCGCCCCAGCCTCGGTGGTGGCGAACGCGGCAGTCGCCGTCGTGGGTATGACGACTGCGATGGTAAAACTCGCTTTGGTCACAAGCACTTCTCTGCCAAGGCGCGTGCGTACCCGACGCAGCGTGGCCGCCGAGGCGGGGGCGAAAACAACGGTGGCGTGGATAACGTGTGGCCCGCTGCCTCCCACTCGTGCAGCTACACTACCGACTCCGACATCAGCGACTACGTGCCGCGCAGCTACTACAGCCCCACCCGGACAGGCCATCTTGGCGGCGGCCGTAGAGGCGCACGTGGTGGTATGAATAGTCCGGGCAGGTCTGCTCGCGCCtttccgcagcagcggcagccgtaCGTGAGTTCGGCTCGCAGTTCAGCTGCACAAGGTCATGACGGGCGTGGGGGACGCGGGAGCGCCGCGCAAGCGCTGTACAGTGGGAGgggccgtggcggcgccatGCTAGGGTCGTACCACAGTGGTGTGTCTAGCGCGGCCGCACTCGGCGTAGGCTACGGTGGCCATCAGAGTCTTGGCTCACCTCGTCGATATCGTGCAGTAGCAAGAGGTGGCGTGTCTGGAGGTAACTGCAGTCCGTActatggcggtggtgagctCTCCCTGAAACTTGgggcgcaccagcagcatcgACAACAAGGCTGTTTGCACCGTGTCATGGACGCTGGCGCGCGAGATCCAAGGATGCCCATGGTCGGTGGCTCTGCAGGGCAGGGGAGTGGCATGGTACGCCTGCCAGGTGGCCGTGTCACAGCGGTGGCATCACCCGAGGCTCGCCAGTACCAGCCGGCAATGCGCAGGACGGCGGCTGGAGTCCCTGTAGCGCACGTGGTAGCGCCGATAAaaatgcagcagcagcagcagcagatggggTATACCCCCAGCGCCGGCGCGCACCCACTCGGCCCGCCCTACGCTGCACGTCTCAGCGGCAGGCCCTCTTCAACGGCCCCTCTGTCGATTAAAAGCGGTCGTGCCGCGTCGCCATCAGTGGCCCCGAGTGTGGCAATGGCCGCGTGCAGTAATTacggtgctggcggcagtggcccTCACGTTCAACCCGGCCTGCTCTACGGCTCCCTCCTACCCAAGGCCCGTCTCAAGACAGCGCtagtggtggaggaggacgagcaCGGTCGCTCGCGCAGCGTTGACCCGCACGGCGACGCAAACCACACACCACTGCTCGAGCGTGGCAGCATCTGCCCCCTGCAGTCtgtccgcagcagcagcatccaaCCATGgcgcctcggcagcgacgtcaCCTCAGGGGCGGACATATTTCCGATCGCTGGCGTCGCTATCAACGGCAGCACGAACACTGGTGTGCTGCCACTAGCGTGGAAGTCTAGTGGATCAGGCTGCGTGGTTGGCCGTACCGGGCACATCCCCGTCGCGCCGCGCGGCAATCTATCCTCCCACTACGTCCCACCCGGCTCGATTAATGGGCGTAAACAACCGCAGTACCTTCCACGACAACAGCCGCAAatggcgacggtggtgggcgCGAGCTCGCCCGCCCCCCTACCATCCCACCTGCTCAATAACGCCGCAAGACCGACCGCTGCTTCGGCAAGTGTCACAGGAATCCCGTCGCCGCaaaagccgccgccgccgcagcagcagcagccggggTATTATCGACTGCACTCCACCGACGCCGGGCCGCGTgactccctcctttctctccacaTTAGCCGTCCGCAGTACAACGAGCCCCCAAGACCGGCGGAGATTCACAACAAAGTGATGCAGCCGCGCCCCAGCAGGttcagcggcggcaacgcgcagcagcggtacgcTCCCTTGCAAGGCCCTCTAGAGAAAATGATGCCTGGTCGCCGTGAGACCGCTCTACAACAGCAGCTGGGCACGTACAGTTCGAGCAACAGAGCTCTAGCAACTCGCAATGCCAATGCCCAGCGCTTCGGTATCACGGCACTGCAAGGCTAG
- a CDS encoding hypothetical protein (TriTrypDB/GeneDB-style sysID: LpmP.24.0950) → MRPQQRHITLSASPSSGVPYYNYNTTPVEAVVNLTAAAASGSSAATVSTHYTVAKYLSELQRGAALTRFAATKNQSSVAEATARPSGVKGFLEPSAGYVECRGARRCYYVYPVEDGRYAAAVTLPAAVWRRLGGGGDGAAYAEWLVHTALRSSVVSVTRVMTGDSTTACVAPPSLHTRLLVSPHDVQRTMESQVRLLAKVVAEGTAQPRVLAERDMALRRMCREQPSPLRTRPHLWRRMEQLLRAATSSTDAASLRGVMPTVGLPSTDTRYVLAASAVWYRGNPLYSSSSPIGAACRSTQVSQLLRSAGLSAVLEELNCAAEAAIKGRRGVGSMAYATAEDAMIRVTAVCLVTREPNESKGGAGTGRRVSGYVSEPIGITSAAQSLVDPSRITSTAVLPLISLAFTSPSGWTVALLLRGMRTPFLGSPLSSIFSSVQLLVEEHFESIGFVSLVHEATAAMRTAWRRPVTLLSPLTAQLEASVRDIRVGRRCAVAAAAGTPTRTGDVLLYYFNHDAAVARQRVAVASSSCSSPPSFPSCASQCGKVADGATPGVLHPRCTLGEGEAFGLDGPQTVHGGGAAVEAVLHAAARYAQLAMRVRCYCYRGTRAKSRQVGGCGPFPYSLYAQRRCQTLHSVLSGKHVTRVVHAVPHCTTPGGGDPGRAPEYAVTYVVVVLETKKTPVVAHDEYRAFASWLLCKYC, encoded by the coding sequence AtgcgaccgcagcagcgccacatcaCCCTCTCGGCCTCTCCATCGTCTGGAGTTCCTTATTACAACTACAACACGACAccagtggaggcggtggtgaacctcacggcggctgcggcgtcaGGTTCCtcggccgccaccgtcagcacGCACTACACTGTTGCCAAGTATCTAAGCGAGCTCcagcgtggcgcagctcttACACGGTTTGCAGCGACAAAGAATCAGTCATCAGTCGCGGAGGCCACTGCCCGACCCTCTGGTGTCAAAGGGTTTCTTGAACCCAGCGCTGGCTACGTGGAGTGCCGTGGAGCAAGGCGCTGCTACTACGTGTACCCCGTTGAGGACGGTCGATACGCCGCGGCAGTGACGCTGCCTGCCGCGGTGTGGCGTCGTttgggcggtggcggtgatggagctGCTTATGCCGAGTGGCTCGTGCACACCGctctccgcagcagcgtcgtaTCTGTGACCAGAGTCATGACCGGTGACTCCACGACAGCATGCGTTGCGCCCCCGTCTCTTCACACGCGGCTTTTGGTCAGTCCACATGACGTGCAGCGCACCATGGAGTCGCAGGTACGGCTGCTGGCAAAGGTTGTTGCAGAGGGCACCGCGCAGCCGCGCGTGCTTGCAGAGCGCGATATGGCGCTTCGGCGCATGTGCCGTGAACAgccgtcaccgctgcgcacgcgtcCACACCTGTGGCGGCGgatggagcagctgctgcgggccgCCACGAGCTCGACGGATGCGGCATCCCTTCGTGGTGTCATGCCGACAGTAGGCCTACCGAGCACAGATACGCGCTACGTCCTGGCTGCATCGGCTGTGTGGTACCGCGGCAACCCCctctacagcagcagcagtcctATTGGCGCCGCGTGCCGATCGACTCAGGTATCCCAACTGCTGCGCTCTGCAGGGCTGTccgcggtgctggaggaACTGAATTGTGCGGCCGAGGCTGCCATCAAGGGAAGACGTGGGGTAGGTAGTATGGCGTACGCCACCGCTGAGGATGCCATGATTCGAGTGACAGCTGTTTGTCTGGTGACGCGTGAGCCGAACGAGAgcaaaggcggcgcaggcacagGCAGGCGCGTTAGCGGCTACGTAAGTGAGCCCATTGgcatcacctccgccgcccaATCGCTTGTTGACCCTTCCCGTATCACCTCGACGGCCGTGCTGCCATTGATCTCCCTGGCCTTCACAAGCCCCTCAGGATggacggtggcgctgctgctgcgcggcatgcgcacccccttcctcggATCCCCGCTCTCCTCGATCTTCAGTAGTGTGCAACTGCTGGTCGAGGAGCACTTCGAATCCATTGGATTTGTGAGCCTCGTTCACGAGGCCACCGCGGCGATGCGCACCGCGTGGAGGCGGCCCGTCACGCTGCTCTCGCCTCTCACTGCTCAGCTGGAGGCCTCCGTTCGTGATATTCGAGTCGGCCGAcgctgcgctgtggcagcagccgcaggcacacccacacgcaccggCGACGTTCTCCTGTACTACTTCAACCACGATGCGGCAGTTGCACGCCAACGTGTCGCCGTTgcatcctcctcgtgctcctctcctccttcctttccgTCGTGTGCGTCGCAATGCGGGAAAGTAGCAGACGGTGCCACGCCAGGTGTACTGCACCCCCGCTGTACACTCGGCGAAGGAGAGGCGTTTGGCCTCGATGGACCGCAGACGGTGcatggaggcggcgccgcagtggaggccgtgctgcacgcagcagcgcggtaTGCACAGCTGGCGATGCGTGTACGCTGCTACTGCTACAGGGGTACACGGGCGAAGAGTCGCCAGGTTGGCGGCTGCGGTCCTTTCCCCTATTCTCTGTAcgcccagcgccgctgccagacCCTGCACTCCGTACTGAGCGGCAAGCACGTCACCAGGGTGGTGCACGCGGTGCCCCATTGCACCACCCCAGGAGGTGGTGACCCCGGTCGTGCTCCAGAGTACGCTGTCACGTACGTGGTAGTGGTGCTGGAGACAAAGAAGAcaccggtggtggcgcaTGACGAGTACCGCGCGTTTGCATCGTGGTTGTTGTGCAAGTACTGCTAA
- a CDS encoding hypothetical protein (TriTrypDB/GeneDB-style sysID: LpmP.24.0940) translates to MLSPCTYRAALLDLLTSPAAEPQGMKNDRVGMQVNHMHADLAQARHPYDPSLRLTHRSTPSFVEQEEERVVDNTMPATSTAAAAAPPAPSFPLVAFANGTPSISASHCVIEDSVLRPGKPQARVHSASSHGRTTIHKGVIDQPSVDVAVVEEEKHRSLILSFIDNCICTGVPDAVIAEQVQFMVSSMKESLALHAALHARQHKDRIREYELNELTAVLERQQLQFAQQQQQQVAPPVLVSAPSLYSSSRVLAPPPPLSYAPPQHHERMGHLTAQRTVGAKPFHYTSISQGLSSDAWSTSATTHQSGQHSADNWRPLPSSQRMQSQAEPNVHASAGGSPVIPVSSWRPRTSTHASATETPTASAARPTKDSSSDADAASSSTGHAYAQPRTWSPLSRLTSASRRSPHARGTSCRHYHRRHSRHHKLCSACDSTSSSSRPSATVTAHAAVVADYPVDDRSAGQRRSAATKWRQQYAPSQHYMKPTHTSLVRLESKSLPLSPLRNTSPVAAHSLRGGGHVKPATLRWRSSDHSPLARPGAASEVVGHRAALQKLLVRSTHSSRLRAAAASRRQTAPSQSGSTTSCVDEDGNGEKSNEFDVSTTAASVPVLRCRESVDRRGDSDTSHAQSSVATSVGAGTDGSLRATLARMRNSVVRVDPWSKTPPPPHSPSAWGANTSRIHAGLSIDPETPLNTTGSTCSNRAGEVGMTANGTVLTNTASTRGGSEKLSACSRAASSSKPASAPTAQRSAPSQSAQEATEERQPRHRHYQSDQEHRPRRPPPQPQPQPWLNFRDAGTVSNLPASSVSTVDDDCSDANVCVTSPELQFFMERSQRKLRETERVLAQAPTPSHLASSSHLCQSPSPISIVNASHLRTLRHSTDMSSHAPSSSVDAQQTLLLAKDGPDRSLDTSRARQRQQRLTELHRRLSSYDTASNNISPKNPRSLAGKVSRESLSAALVTEVPHEDQQSSSVIYQPHYALPVSLANSPLVQISPTSSDEQKDEHDDATATAAVAAPM, encoded by the coding sequence ATGTTGAGCCCTTGCACCTATCGGGCTGCCCTGCTTGACCTGCTCACGTCTCCGGCAGCTGAGCCACAGGGAATGAAGAATGACAGAGTGGGGATGCAAGTAAATCATATGCATGCCGACCTCGCACAGGCACGGCATCCGTACGACCCCTCACTGCGACTGACTCACCGAAGTACGCCATCGTTCGTGGAacaggaggaagagcgagtAGTTGACAACACGATGCCGGCAAcctcgacggcggcagcagcagcaccgccagccccctctttccctcttgtcGCCTTCGCGAACGGCACTCCTTCTATATCAGCTAGCCACTGTGTGATTGAGGACAGCGTGCTTCGTCCAGGGAAACCgcaggcgcgtgtgcacTCCGCTTCGAGTCATGGGCGCACTACAATACACAAGGGCGTGATCGATCAGCCGAGCGTTGATGTGGCAGttgtggaggaagagaagcaccgcTCTCTGATCCTGAGCTTCATCGACAACTGCATCTGCACCGGTGTTCCAGATGCTGTGATCGCGGAGCAGGTGCAATTCATGGTGTCCTCCATGAAGGAGTCCCTTGCTCTTCATGCCGCTCTGCACGCGCGACAGCACAAGGACCGCATTCGAGAGTACGAGCTGAATGAATTGACGGCGGTGTTGgagcgtcagcagctgcagtttgcacagcagcagcagcagcaggtggcacCACCTGTGCTAGTCTCTGCCCCTTCCCTCTACTCATCCTCCCGAGTGCTCgccccgcctccaccactgAGTTACGCGCCTCCACAGCATCATGAGCGGATGGGGCACTTGACAGCTCAGAGGACGGTAGGCGCGAAGCCGTTCCACTACACGTCCATCTCTCAAGGACTTTCAAGCGATGCATGGTCGACCTCCGCTACCACACATCAATCTGGGCAACACAGTGCCGATAACTGGCGGCCCTTACCGTCGTCTCAGCGCATGCAGAGTCAGGCAGAGCCCAATGTGCATGCTAGCGCTGGAGGTTCGCCGGTAATTCCCGTCTCTTCCTGGCGTCCGCGCACGTCAACTCACGCCTCAGCTACAGAGACACCAACGGCCTCGGCTGCGCGACCTACGAAGGACTCCAGCAGTGATGCAGACGCAGCGAGTAGCAGCACTGGTCACGCCTATGCACAGCCCCGCACCTGGTCGCCACTTTCGCGTCTCACCTCCGCATCACGACGATCGCCTCACGCACGCGGTACATCGTGCCGCCACTACCATCGCCGTCACAGCCGTCATCACAAGCTATGCAGTGCGTGCGATTCAACCTCGTCATCATCACGCCCCTCTGCAACTGTTACTGCACACGCGGCGGTTGTGGCTGACTATCCCGTCGATGATAGGTCCGCTggccagcggcgcagcgcagctacGAAGTGGCGGCAACAGTACGCCCCCTCGCAGCATTACATGAAGCCGACGCACACCAGTTTGGTACGGCTGGAGTCAaagtcgctgccgctgtcgccccTACGCAACACCTCGCCAGTGGCAGCCCACAGTCTTCGTGGCGGGGGGCACGTCAAGCCTGCGACGTTGCGGTGGCGAAGCAGCGACCACTCCCCGCTCGCTAGGCCTGGAGCCGCGTCTGAAGTTGTAGGacaccgcgcagcgctgcagaaaCTGCTTGTTCGATCgacccacagcagccgccttcgcgcggcggcagcctcgCGGCGGCAAACTGCGCCCTCGCAGTCGGGGTCAACAACATCGTGCGTTGATGAGGACGGCAATGGAGAAAAGTCAAACGAGTTCGACgtgagcaccaccgctgcgtcggtgccaGTGCTGAGGTGTCGGGAAAGTGTGGATCGTCGAGGCGACTCGGACACATCCCATGCTCAGTCATCCGTCGCAACGAGCGTAGGTGCAGGGACAGATGGCTCCCTCCGTGCTACTCTGGCGCGGATGCGGAATTCGGTGGTGCGTGTCGATCCTTGGTCGAAgacaccgcctccgccccaCTCTCCTAGTGCGTGGGGCGCCAATACCTCCCGTATACATGCTGGCCTCTCCATCGACCCCGAGACGCCTCTCAACACCACtggcagcacctgcagcaacAGGGCCGGGGAGGTAGGAATGACGGCAAATGGTACCGTCCTGACGAACACTGCGTCAacgcgaggcggcagcgaaaAGCTCTCAGCTTGTTCAAGGGCGGCATCGTCGTCAAAGCCTGCCTCGGCTCCCACAGCACAGCGCTCGGCCCCCTCACAAAGCGCACAGGAAGCAACGGAAGAAAGGCAGCCGCGACATCGCCACTACCAGTCGGATCAAGAACACCGACCTCgtcggccgccgcctcagccTCAGCCTCAGCCGTGGCTGAATTTCAGAGACGCAGGCACCGTGTCTAACCTCCCCGCATCTTCGGTTTCCACTGTGGACGAcgactgcagcgacgccaaCGTGTGCGTCACCAGCCCTGAGCTGCAGTTCTTCATGGAGCGTAGTCAGCGCAAGCTTCGGGAGACGGAACGGGTACTGGCACAGGCGCCCACACCTTCACAtcttgcctcctcctcgcaccTTTGCCAAAGTCCCTCGCCGATATCCATCGTCAACGCCTCGCACTTGCGCACACTTCGACACAGCACTGACATGTCATCCCATGCACCATCTTCCAGTGTTGATGCACAACAAACCTTACTGCTCGCCAAAGATGGCCCCGACCGGTCGTTGGAcacctcgcgcgcgcggcagcggcagcagcggcttacggagctgcaccggcgcctcAGCAGCTACGACACAGCCTCGAATAACATCAGCCCGAAGAACCCTCGTTCTCTCGCCGGAAAGGTCAGCCGCGAGTCTTTGTCGGCGGCTTTAGTGACTGAGGTGCCACACGAAGACCAACAGTCCAGCTCCGTCATATACCAGCCCCACTATGCGCTCCCCGTCTCGCTTGCGAATTCGCCGCTGGTTCAGATATCCCCGACCTCGTCAGACGAGCAGAAGGACGAGCATGACGATgcaacggcgacggcggcggtggcggcgccaaTGTAG